The proteins below are encoded in one region of Rhinolophus sinicus isolate RSC01 linkage group LG07, ASM3656204v1, whole genome shotgun sequence:
- the PLA2G12B gene encoding group XIIB secretory phospholipase A2-like protein isoform X2 encodes MKLPTSFLILWLSLGGGLAQSDTSPDAEETYSDWGLRHIRGSFESVNSYFDSFLELLGGKNGVCQYRCRYGKAPMPRPGYRPQEPNGCSSYFLGLKVPESMDLGIPAMTKCCNQLDVCYDTCGANKYRCDAKFRWCLHSICSDLKRSLGFVSNVEACDSLVDTVFNTVWTLGCRPFMNSQRAACICAEEDKEEL; translated from the exons TGAAGCTGCCCACCAGCTTCTTGATTTTGTGGCTCAGCCTGGGGGgtggcctggcacagagtgacaCCAGCCCTGACGCAGAGGAGACCTATTCAGACTGGGGCCTTCGGCACATCCGGGGCAGCTTTGAATCCGTTAACAGCTACTTCGATTCCTTTCTGGAGCTACTAGGAGGGAAAAATGGAGTCTGTCAGTACAGGTGCCGGTACG GAAAGGCACCAATGCCAAGACCTGGCTATAGGCCACAGGAGCCCAATGGCTGCAGCTCCTACTTCCTGGGTCTCAAGGTACCAGAAAGT aTGGACTTGGGCATTCCAGCAATGACCAAGTGCTGCAACCAGCTGGATGTCTGTTATGACACTTGCGGTGCCAACAAGTATCGCTGTGATGCAAAATTCCGGTGGTGCCTCCACTCTATCTGCTCTGACCTTAAGCGGAGCCTGGGCTTTGTCTCCAACGTGGAAG CCTGTGATTCTTTGGTTGACACTGTCTTCAATACTGTATGGACCTTGGGCTGCCGACCCTTTATGAATAGTCAACGGGCAGCCTGCATCTGTGCAGAAGAGGACAAAGAAGAGTTATAA
- the PLA2G12B gene encoding group XIIB secretory phospholipase A2-like protein isoform X4: MESVSTGAGTMDLGIPAMTKCCNQLDVCYDTCGANKYRCDAKFRWCLHSICSDLKRSLGFVSNVEVACDSLVDTVFNTVWTLGCRPFMNSQRAACICAEEDKEEL, translated from the exons ATGGAGTCTGTCAGTACAGGTGCCGGTACG aTGGACTTGGGCATTCCAGCAATGACCAAGTGCTGCAACCAGCTGGATGTCTGTTATGACACTTGCGGTGCCAACAAGTATCGCTGTGATGCAAAATTCCGGTGGTGCCTCCACTCTATCTGCTCTGACCTTAAGCGGAGCCTGGGCTTTGTCTCCAACGTGGAAG TAGCCTGTGATTCTTTGGTTGACACTGTCTTCAATACTGTATGGACCTTGGGCTGCCGACCCTTTATGAATAGTCAACGGGCAGCCTGCATCTGTGCAGAAGAGGACAAAGAAGAGTTATAA
- the PLA2G12B gene encoding group XIIB secretory phospholipase A2-like protein isoform X1: protein MKLPTSFLILWLSLGGGLAQSDTSPDAEETYSDWGLRHIRGSFESVNSYFDSFLELLGGKNGVCQYRCRYGKAPMPRPGYRPQEPNGCSSYFLGLKVPESMDLGIPAMTKCCNQLDVCYDTCGANKYRCDAKFRWCLHSICSDLKRSLGFVSNVEVACDSLVDTVFNTVWTLGCRPFMNSQRAACICAEEDKEEL from the exons TGAAGCTGCCCACCAGCTTCTTGATTTTGTGGCTCAGCCTGGGGGgtggcctggcacagagtgacaCCAGCCCTGACGCAGAGGAGACCTATTCAGACTGGGGCCTTCGGCACATCCGGGGCAGCTTTGAATCCGTTAACAGCTACTTCGATTCCTTTCTGGAGCTACTAGGAGGGAAAAATGGAGTCTGTCAGTACAGGTGCCGGTACG GAAAGGCACCAATGCCAAGACCTGGCTATAGGCCACAGGAGCCCAATGGCTGCAGCTCCTACTTCCTGGGTCTCAAGGTACCAGAAAGT aTGGACTTGGGCATTCCAGCAATGACCAAGTGCTGCAACCAGCTGGATGTCTGTTATGACACTTGCGGTGCCAACAAGTATCGCTGTGATGCAAAATTCCGGTGGTGCCTCCACTCTATCTGCTCTGACCTTAAGCGGAGCCTGGGCTTTGTCTCCAACGTGGAAG TAGCCTGTGATTCTTTGGTTGACACTGTCTTCAATACTGTATGGACCTTGGGCTGCCGACCCTTTATGAATAGTCAACGGGCAGCCTGCATCTGTGCAGAAGAGGACAAAGAAGAGTTATAA
- the PLA2G12B gene encoding group XIIB secretory phospholipase A2-like protein isoform X3 has product MKLPTSFLILWLSLGGGLAQSDTSPDAEETYSDWGLRHIRGSFESVNSYFDSFLELLGGKNGVCQYRCRYGKAPMPRPGYRPQEPNGCSSYFLGLKVPESMDLGIPAMTKCCNQLDVCYDTCGANKYRCDAKFRWCLHSICSDLKRSLGFVSNVEGTAGATPDGWGHTKAFPEI; this is encoded by the exons TGAAGCTGCCCACCAGCTTCTTGATTTTGTGGCTCAGCCTGGGGGgtggcctggcacagagtgacaCCAGCCCTGACGCAGAGGAGACCTATTCAGACTGGGGCCTTCGGCACATCCGGGGCAGCTTTGAATCCGTTAACAGCTACTTCGATTCCTTTCTGGAGCTACTAGGAGGGAAAAATGGAGTCTGTCAGTACAGGTGCCGGTACG GAAAGGCACCAATGCCAAGACCTGGCTATAGGCCACAGGAGCCCAATGGCTGCAGCTCCTACTTCCTGGGTCTCAAGGTACCAGAAAGT aTGGACTTGGGCATTCCAGCAATGACCAAGTGCTGCAACCAGCTGGATGTCTGTTATGACACTTGCGGTGCCAACAAGTATCGCTGTGATGCAAAATTCCGGTGGTGCCTCCACTCTATCTGCTCTGACCTTAAGCGGAGCCTGGGCTTTGTCTCCAACGTGGAAG GAACTGCTGGCGCCACTCCTGATGGATGGGGCCACACCAAAGCCTTCCCagagatataa